Below is a genomic region from Acomys russatus chromosome 3, mAcoRus1.1, whole genome shotgun sequence.
GGCACATTGGCTCTTTCATGAGATGTTCAAAATACctcctcgttttttttttttttttttttgggtaaggtcttatgtagcctaggctggcctccaactcactacaAGCtggaggatgactttgaactagtcctcctgtctccacctcccaaatgctcagattacaggtccaggccaccacacctggtttgaaAGGGCCTGGGATGGAACTcacagccttgtgcatgctgaACAAGCAGTCTACCAATggagccacgcccccagctccCCTTCATTGTTCCCTGGACTGGAAAGCAAACTGAACATTAATCCAGATAGAAAGGCAGGAAACACTTTAGCAGCCCTGGGAAAGGAAGAGCCCCATACCCTGACACCCTCACCAGCTGTGTCTGGCTGAGTCAAGAGTTTTGACACAGCTCACTGACTGGAGACTCCTGCCCACACAGAAGGTACACACGAGGAACACTCTGTCACTGAAAATGTCACAGGCTAAGCCCATCCAGTGAACTATGCTCAAGATCAAAACAAGCCTGGATCATTTTCTGTGACCTTGATTAGCGagattactttgattttttttttttttaattgtcttaacTCAAGGTTTATATTAACCACATTTCCCCCTCAGCTACCAGCCTGTGAGTCACTGTATAATTTcacctggaggggaaaaaaacctggcTTTCGAGGGATGGCTCAGACTAAATTGAGgccttcctgctcctgcagaggattaGAGTCCCATTCCAAATAGCCACATTATGTGGCCCAggaccacctgtaattccagctccagggcaacgaatgccctcttctggcttctagagGCACCTGTAcaacagagagacacacaaatgattctgaaataaacctttaaaatgccattttacaaataaggaaataagaCCAACACTTGTTAAAATTCTCCCTCAGCTTTGGTTGATAGAAACCTTCTTAACATTGGGACTCTGAACGCCCCCTAATCAGTCTACTACTATTGATTCCTGTCCTAATGCCTGCATTTGACTTTGATCAAGTGGCCTTATCCTGTTCAATAAATAAACCTCTTTAAGTCCTgaattttatctttcatttttactgtgtgtgcgtgtgcgcgtgcacgcacgcgcgcgcgcgcgcgcgcacacacacacacacacacacacacacacacgccatggtTTGCATATTGAGGCGGGAGCACAATCCTTGGGAATAAGATCGCTCCTTCCACTGACCTCAGGGGACTGAACTCGGGCAGTCGGCTTAGCACTTAACCACCACTACCTTGAACCACAGAGCCTGCTGGCCCCTGAAGCTCTTTTCTACATAGGCAGAAAGTCACTATCCCTCCATGTCTCAGCAGAGGCCACTGAAGCGCTGAGAGGGGACCCATCTGGTTGTGCACCCAGGCAACGTAGAGTCCCATCATCCCTGCAGGTGATGCAGAGGCAGACTGTTTGGGAGGGGAGCCAAGGGCTTCCAAAATCAGGCTGGACCGACCTTCCGTAGTGTCTCCTGAGTGAGCTGATCCTTGGCAGGTGCATAGGAGAAAGAACACTTTAATTGTGGGAATAGAAAAGACCACCTGTGAGTGTGATGAGACCTGAGGGAAGGCAGGTGTAGTTTGCTTACTGGAGAGGAGCAAGTCCCTGGAGGAATacacaggagatggaggaggCTCTGGCAGTTTGGAGCTTATGAAAACCCATCTTCTCTGTTGGATGAGTCTTTCTGTTGATGGCAGTCCAGTTCCCCCGGCAAAACTGCCTCTAGACGGCTATGGGGAAATGCAGAGAAAacctcttcctgcatttgctgTTTTCTAGTTGCTTTCAACTCAAAATAACCAGCGCACAAAGGTTGGTTTCCTACACTGCCTCTAATTTTTAGTacttttctaaaactttttttttttgcgttactctttatttatactttgtgtgtatgagtgctttgccgaTGCTTAGTATttgtatcacatgtgtgcctggttcccatggaagccagaagagggcgtctgatcccttagaactggagttacagaggtttTGTAAGACACCTTGAGGGTGCtgagaacccaggtccttggcaagagccgccagccagtgctcttaatgactCTTACTGACTCctactttaaaaactttaaaacattgctCTCGAGAGCTATTTATCTCGATTCCTGAGGTTTGGGGTGTGCCGGTACACGCTGACCCACAAGGGTGTCTCCTTCAGCTTGGCAAAAAGCTGAAACTTTCTTAGTGTAAAAACTTCTGGACATGTACAGCGCCTACGTATCTTTAACACTCTGGCTCTCCTCGTGAAACATTGAGGCCTGCTCTCAATTTTCGGTGGAGGTACACACCCAGAACACACGAGCCCAGGCTCCCTACAGCTGACCTATTCTGGCTAGAAGCAGACTAGCTCTTTGCCTTTTTCACCCTTCTTCAGAGGCACTAGGCCTATACAACAGCTCCCACTGGGAATCAAGTTAAAGGGAGTGTTTTtctgggttgggagggagggttggaggtGGTTAGCTGGAGCCTGGAAAGCTTATCTGGAGCAGAAAGATTCTCCAAAGGAGCGTGAGGGGCGTGGCGTGGTTGGAGAGGTGGGGGCAGTGGGCGGGGCAACGCCCTAGTAGTACCCACCTCCTTAGGGCGAGGTGGGGCGGGGCTGGTGGGCGGGGCAGAACTGGACAGGAGTGGACTAGGTGGGGTGGAGCTGGGCACGCGTCGGGTGGCATAGGGAGGATTCGAAGAGATCGTGGAGTCGGGAAAGGTCACGAGTGAGCGAGACAGGATGCAGGTGGGCGAGGTGGGGCGGGGCTCAGGTGGAGCCTGGCAGGGCACAGGTGGATGATGTGGGGCTCGGGTGGGTAGAGTGGGTCGCGGATAGGCGAGGCAGGATGAAAAAGACAGTGGGCGAGGTTGATGGCTTGGCTCTGCTTCTGGAGAGGGACACCAGCTGTCACCGCTGCCGCCACAGCTTCTGGAGTGGCCTCTGTGCTTGCTCCTCCCTCAGGCTCAAGGTGCGCTGCTCCAGAGGGAGGCGGGGCTCCGCGTCCCCTTCCTGCAGATCCGTAGCTGCGCAGCTCAGAGGCTGGTCTCTCCGCTGAGTTTCCCACACTCTGGGCTTCGGGGCGATGGTGGACGTGCTGGGAGGGCGGCGCCTGCTGACCCGCGAGGGCACGGTAGTGGAGGCCGAGGCGGCGCTACAGAACAAGGTGGTCGCTCTGTACTTCGCGGCCGGCCGGTGCTCTCCCAGCCGCGACTTCACGCCACTGCTCTGCGACTTCTACACTGCACTGGTGAGCGAGGCGCGGCGGCCTGCGCCCTTTGAAGTGGTGTTCGTGTCGGCAGACCGCAGCGCGGAGGAGATGCTGGACTTCATGCGTGACTTGCACGGCGCCTGGCTGGCACTGCCCTTTCACGACCCCTACCGGCAGTGAGTAGGGGGCTAGGGCATGGGGCGGGAGCTCTAGCTTCCCCAGGACTGCTCTTCTTCACCTTGCTGCAGTTTTAGACGCTGGTCCTTAACTTCCTATCCCGCCTCTTTTTTCCTGTTCAAATCACACCGCGGAGTCTTGGTTACAGCATCCACGGGGCTCAGGCTTCTGCCAGTTATGATTGGGGTTTCAGGGACCCGCGTGTTTCAGGAGCCCTGGGACTTGTAAGGATGCTGAGGGGGACGGGAGCATCCCTTAGCTAGGCCCCTTGATCAGTGGGCAGGAGGAAGGTCAGGAAGCCACTGACTTGGGAATGGGAGCTGCTCACCCCAGCCTTGTCCACAgagctgtgttttgtgtgtatgtggcggggcggggcggggggggtactttgggagaaggggggagggccTCAGCGGGAGGTACCAGGTGCTGGCCATCTTTGCAATTTCATTTTTACCTACAGTGATGACGTTTCCTAACTAGAACGTGTAAGTTTCATTAGCAGTAATGCTTTTACAGTACATATAGCGGAACCAGTGATGGGCAGATGTTAGAGCAGGAAGGGCTCGAGAGTTTCAGAAGAGCCGAGAAAGAGCAAGACTGGGCATGGAAGGGTCCAGTTGGAGGTCCCGTAGCACATGCCTCCAGCCCTTCTCCCTTTTAGAACAGATGTCAGTTTCTGAGTATCCTCTGACTCTGGGTCTTACCCAGTTGCGGTGCCACCTGCAAATCCTTTctgataaaaacaaagcaaagccaactTTTTGATGTTCCATAGATTCCTAATAACTATAATAACTAGAAGCCCCCTTAttgtcatattctctctctgcccccctctctgtgtgtatgtacacgcgcgtgcgcgcaagCGCACACACTTGTTGCTTGCTTGTAGGTACATGTcagtagagatcagaggacaacctctgtCTGCTGTTATTTCTCTCAGATGTCATCcagcttggtttttgagacatggcttctcactatcctggaattcactaagcTAGCTAGGATGGCGGGCTAGtgagcccctgcccccccccccccagattacATGTgcaccagctttttttttaaaaaatgtggttttCAGGACTCAATTTATATCCTCATGTTTGCAAAgcactttactgcctgagccATTTCCCCTGATTCTCCTATGTTCATTCTATTTGGTGGGTGATTCCCACGGATGTGGAGGACCCAAGGGAAGCTGCTTAGccttggggtgggtgtggggcctCACTCATGCTGGGACCATGAAAATCCCATTGATAATAAGTCTAAGTGACAGCTGATAACCTTTGCATGAGGCCTCGCTTGAGAGCTGCTTACCGAGCTTTAAAGTGTGACTTGACTCGATTGGTGGGCGGGCACTCACTTATATGTCTCTTTTACAGGGCACACTTGTTTTGCAGCTGAGGTGGTGACGGTGGTGCTAATTAGGCACAGAACTCAGGCCTCCCTGGAGAATAGGGCTCTGGGTTGCCCATGAGGATGGCATGGAGATGCATAGAGAATGGGATTGACTGAGTCTGTGAAAGGGCTCTGTGCtcattacttttcttattgctgagacaaaacatttgacaaaagtaacttaagggaGGATGGGGAGCTGGCTTAGTGAGGAAGAGCACAaggatgaagacctgagttcaaatccagacacttaagtaaaaacaaatacaaaacaaaacaaaacaaaaaaagcacccCCACAAAACAGACTTGGATGCATGTAACCCCAGCAATGGAGGGGTAGAATCAGCCAgatcctgggagctcactggccagccagccagcaggtcTAGCTGAAACAGCCAGCTTTAGTGTCagtgagaaaacctgtctcaagagAGTAATGTGGACATCTATCTtatacctctggcctctgcatgcagcatgccccccccaaacacacacacacacacacacacacacacacacacacacacacacacacttaaagaaacttaagggaggaaaggtctgtattttctttttgttttggcagAAGCACGAGGAGTTGGGTCACTGTGTGTGGCCTGGATCCAGAGAGAAAGAGTGCAGGCGTGAACGTGcactctccttttcattcagtccgGGAACCCAGCCCCCAGGATGGGGTCTCCCACAGTTAATGGGGTTCTTTTTTTTACCTCCATTAATCCAACCTACAAATCTCCCCACAGACTTCTCCAGAAATTTGTCTTCCTAGATGACTGTAGATCTGCCAAACTGCCACTCAACATTGACCATTCCTGGCGGTGTTGGCTGGTGACAGATCCACGTGCTGGTCTATTGCCCTGGTTTCTAGATGAACCACTGAGCAACAGAGTCTGGTTCTCCTGTGGTCTTCCCTTTGTACCCAGTCTGATGTCCTACCCATGGGTGATTAGCACCCTGCCACCCCATCTGTATAGTGACTCCCCTGAGAAAGGCTTTGGGGACcatgtgccttccttccttctctactCACTGGAAGGGGGAAGCCTCTGAGCACAGGATGGCCTGGCTAGCCTGCTCTTCATTTCCAGAGGGATTTTCCTTTTGCAAATCTAGCTATCCATCCTTGTTCCTTCCCAGTACTTCCTTAACCCTGTTGTTGCTTTGTGCAGACCAGAAAGTAGAATATTCTGAAGGGATTGCTGGAGTTTCGTCCTTAGTTCCACTACCTCAGCTCAAATTTGTGGAATCGGGTCATGGGCCAAAGAGAAAGAACCACCACTAGGAAGAAATGAAGATGCATGAAACGTCCAGCGGGTACTTGGGGAAGTTCCTGCCTGATGTAGGGAGTAAGGCAGGATGGGAAGATCATAGAGGCCCCAGCTGGGACGTGAGCCAGGAAGGGGCTGTTGTGTGTGTAGCTTTCCCTCAGAGGCCTCCATTTCCCACTGCTGTCCCTCGATTctgaggaagtgggaggaaggaatttTCTAATAGCAAGAAAATCACTTGTGGCTCCCTTAGGTTACCATCGCATGGCTGAAGATAGATGCCCCTGTAGGAAGGAAACAACCCGAGCCCTCACCTTGCTCTCAGAATTATCAGACGCATTCTAAGGTAGCCCTGTCTTATGACAGAGCAACAGACACTGTGTCACACGACCCAGGGAGGCAGCCATTTATTACCAATGTCTCTGAAAAAAGATTCAGGTGCTTGGCTGGGGCTCTCTCCCCTGCCCAGGTGTCTCAGCCCAGTGGCCAAGACAAGGGACCACCTTAGCATGAGGATGACAGCAGGAGCAGGCACCAGTGCTCGCTGTGGGCATTTTCTCAGGTTGAAGGTTCCATCTTACCCCATTCTCTGTGACTAGGTTTACCTTTCTAGAAAGAGATTCTTCTGCCCTAGCTCCCTGAGCACTGACTTTATAGGCAtgcagaccagctccaggaacagtgaagaggagagaagaaaaagtcttggtggatccatgatagggagaattgagcaggcggtgaacagctagttaagggaaaccaaccgtcAGGAAACAACTAGCTGTGGGAACCAGCTGTTGAAGAGAGgttgagaaatggaggaaaaaaatactaGCCCAGGCATACATGGTACAATctgaaagttttttgttttgttttgtttttcccccaagacagggtttctctatatagccttggctgtcctggactctttgtagaccaggctggcctcgaactcacagctatctgcctgcctctgcctcccaaatgctgggattaaagatgtgccagCACACGTGGCTAAATTGAAAGGTTTTAAAGCCCAGGAGACCCttaattttctgtctctctcacatgtttactgactgactgactgtctgtctgtctgtctgtctgtctgtctgtctgtctgtctctgtcttgcttgctgtcacTCCTTGGGCCAACCTCAGTATTTTATTTGAAGTTAAGCTCAAtgttttcattacagattacagcATAATTTTTCCCATCTTTTATAATCAATAGCGCattcaaaaatcaataaagaagagaacagtctaacagggaaatacaaacagttctatataacctacaataaagcatacagcaaaaatcaatcaatttccaagcaatggtcagcataacctgattattatttcttagacaatactcaggaaagtttaatcctaaatttccctgggctaaagccattgtatttacatgattgtcatagcaaagTAGCTTGAGCTAAATATTCTCCAGTAAAGAAAAAagcttgacttactcccagtcccaagcCAACAGGtttgctatccaagcctaggctatcTGCCAATGAGccctctattataaaatatttgtaaagaatGACATTCCAAGTCCATCTTCATTGCTCTCAAAGcaaattctaaagaaacttttctccaTCTAACtttatctagccaggtactgttatgtcagggtcctaactttcttccaagcagtttctgcctgaaTGCACACAGTAAGAGCCAAGAATTCTCTCCTTATCTCGaacctttggccagatgccttccttcaacgttctctgtgggaaaatgttttccctctgtgaatttcattagggctcgtagtcaaagtgagaaatggagaaaaagacagtttcagaagaaaaaaacggatttcaaagtaatttttttcagacaaaatTAGAGATTTTTGGAACTTtgccaagcaaagcctctacgacttgtcctcatgtctgtgacagcaTGTATTACCATTACCTTACGCAGCAGAACCTGGTCTCAAAGAAGCTGCAGGTGTTCCACCTACAGCTTGTCGTTCCCAAGAGAACCCTTAAAGATCTTACAGTGACCTCATTACAGTGCCTCATAGGCTGAGATGCGGGCAGAGCTGAAGGTGGCGGGCAGGCGTCTTCCCCTCCTCGGGCCAGCCCAGCCTCTGACCTGCCTTTGAAGACTTGGCTGAGTGTTGGGGCTTCTCTCCTTTCAGCTGACACACTAGTGTTGTAGAAAAGTAGACCAACCTGGACTTCACTTTTTGGGGAGACAGTGGCTAGGGGTGCTCTGACTCAGATCTCTACATCTCCTAGGTCTCCACTTCACTAGGCCCTGGCACTAAGTCAGCTTTCATCTGGCCCTGCCTTGTTCCAAGTGCTGTGTTGTCCAAGTTGATCTCAGATGTATAACCTAAAGTAATTCCtccgcctcagcctcctgagtagctagaTCTACAAGTTTCTTGAGCTTTGGGGTCGTCATATTTTTAGTCCTATAGGAGTTTtataagctaggtgtggtggtgcacagctttaatcctggcacttgagaggcagaagcaggtggatctctgtgagtttggtctacaaagtgagcctaggacaaccagggttatGACACAGAGGAACCCCgtctcaggttaaaaaaaaaaaaaaaaaaaagagcctgatTGTATCTTGAGATTTATATATAGTATGGCTGTCCTTGGTATCTGAAAGGAATTGGTT
It encodes:
- the Nxnl2 gene encoding nucleoredoxin-like protein 2, producing the protein MVDVLGGRRLLTREGTVVEAEAALQNKVVALYFAAGRCSPSRDFTPLLCDFYTALVSEARRPAPFEVVFVSADRSAEEMLDFMRDLHGAWLALPFHDPYRHELKRRYDVTVIPKLVVIKPNGAVITNKGRKQIRERGLACFQNWVEAADVFQNFLG